The Helianthus annuus cultivar XRQ/B chromosome 15, HanXRQr2.0-SUNRISE, whole genome shotgun sequence genomic sequence tatatgaaaataaaaattgaacaaaaataatcaaatcaatgttGATCGAATTGTAAATGTGTATATAAATAGAGTATCGCTTGTTTTAATTGTCAACACGATGGTTGTAATAGTTTTATTTAGAGATTGTTTATGGCTTGAAATTTTTTATTGTTGCTTTGCTGCTCTTATTTTGgttggtttgaactttgaatgtTGCAACTCTTAGTTAATGTTTTAAATGGTTTGATTCGTTTCTCTTGAATTGTTAATTTTAGGATTTAATTGTCAACCGGTTCCCGCGAGAACCGTTTACACGAGAACCGTTTAATCGGTTcggaaccgaaccggaaccgttataatacggttcggttccggttcttaAATTTAGTAATTAACAGTTCCGGTTCGGTTccagttcggttcggttcggtccGGTTCTGAACCGTTGCACAGCCCTCACTCGAGCCTAAAAATAGAAAGGAGCAAACCTCATCCTCAAGGAACTGAGCCTAAAAATAGAAACAAGCAAACCTCATCCTAAATGAACTACATAAAATTGGATTCAGTTCACTTGTCCCTTAATTTAAACATATATGATCTTGTGTCTGGCCTTCCTACGTCTTTGGtcatgtttattattattattattattattattattattattattattattattattattattattattattattattattattaaaaactttataataacatcatattcaaattttAACTGTTTTGAGAATCAAATTAAGTTTAAATGATTTCTTATGATGTTTATCTTATATTTACGAATACAAAATTTTAGTTAGTTATGTGCATTGTATATTTTAAGTGATTTAGACGCATTTGTAATTTACTCATCATGCACGTGAATCTCAAATGTCGCATTGCTAAATTATTTAAGGGGGGCCGTACACACACGCTAGCTTTTTGCGATCACGGATTCGCATATGTGTGACtagtacaattaattaataacttcatttttaacttttccgaagattttttttttttttttgatattttatATTATACTTTCTTATATAAAAAACCGACTTCTTCTTCAAAAATCCATATACTTTTCGTATAATTGAGCACAAGTATATACCTATTATGTGTTATTTTAAGCATTTTATGTGTAATTATTAATATATGTTGTGACGTTGTGTAATTATTGTGTTTAATTATGGTGCGGATTTATGTTGTCGCTTATACCCTTCGCCAAAAATATGTGTCGCGTCCTAGTGGCTTTCTATACTTGGGACACATAGCAAAAAATATTAGACTCTCACATAAGGGTGACACACATGGCATCCTGTTACTTATTTTACAAGGTATAAATTCGGATTCTAATATGAATTCGCAACTTTCATTGTGACATTAGCCGCATCGAGTTCTTAAATAAAGTGGCAAATTTCTTTGGCGAGGTTATGGGACCAAAGTACGACGGCGAGTATCTCCGAGCAATAGCTAGGGAAGTATCGCAAAACACAACTCTCAAACAGACACTAACGGATGTCATCATACCAACTTTTGACATCAAACACCTTCAGCCCATGATCTTCACTACAGATGATGTAATCTCTCATCTGTCTTTGCTATTCTACATATATCAACATTCCTATATATATTCATTGTGTTGATATATCAAAATTGTTAACTTGTTCAGGCAAAAGAGTTCGTTTGGAAAGATGCTCTCTTATCAGACGTATGCATCGCCACTTCGGCGGCTCCCACATATTTCCCACCTCATTATTTCGAGACAAGTAATGCCGATGGAACCACGCGAGAATTCAATTTGGTTGATGGCGGAGTTGCGGCCAATAACCCTGTAAGTAATAGTGTTCATAAACCGCTGAAACTGACTTAACCGTCTAAACCGTATGGTTTAGCCAGTTTGAAATAGGTGTGGTCCCGCTTTAACACTTTGACGGTTTAACAGTTTGAAACTTGGAACCGGTTATGTAAATCGAACCAGCCGTTAAACATTTATTATTTAAGTTTAGGAATACTtatatcatttttttttaaatttaatacaAAATTGTGTTTGGTTTTTCCCAAAACCGTAAAACCGGAAAAAAAAAGAACCATCAAGCCGTAAAACCAAGCAAACTAGTCGGTTCGGTTCGTATTTTTCCAAATCCGTACTTCGGTAGTAACCGGTTCAACCCAAAATTTTCGTCAAACTGACCGAACCAGAATGTGAACCAGGGGCGGAGGCAGTGCATAAGGAGGGGTAGCCAGGGTACCCCTCAACTCCTCCGCAGTGTAAAAATACCCTCCAACTCTTACTGCgtagtgtaaatttttttttatataaaggaTATCTCAAAAAATTTGGGATACCCCTAAATTTTTGTGTTTTCCAAAAAAAAGTTTGGACTAAAATTTTCGTCAAAACCGGACGGACTGGACCGTAAACACGTCTACATGTAACTTGGTAACAATACTTTTCTTAAAACTAGACTTGTTGAGTCAAAAGTTAAAGTAACTGAAGTGTAATGAATCAGTGGTTTTAAAACAGACACAAATGGCGATCACACATATAATGAAGGAGATCTTGATGGGAAAGCACAAGTTTTCCGATATAGAGTCCATTGATGGCAGACAAATGCTTGTGCTTTCACTCGGCACCGGTATGCCCAAACGCTCGGAGAGATATGACGCCCACAAAGCTTCCCGATGGGGTTTGCTCAATTGGGTCTTCGACAATGGTTCGTCTCCGATATTTAATATCTATAGCGATGCAAGCTCCGATATGGTCGATATTCATGTCACCACTCTCTTCCGATCCCTCAATGCACAAAAGAATTATCTACGCATTCAGGTGACTAAACTTAAcaatttttttgaacggcaaaattCTTTTCATCCATGTCGTCTGTGGTACTTGAActcaagacccccccccccccccccaaacccgTGTTTAAAGGCTTTGACATGACACTATCATCAAGTGTTTGGTTATGGTTTGCCTTGTTGACCAACCTGTTGTGACTAAATATGCAACTGATATGGGCTATGATTTGGCACTTGCAGGATGACAATTTGGAAGGGGACACGTCATCGGTAGATATCGCTACGGATGAGAACATGAAAGCACTCGAGGACATCGGAAGAAAACTATTGAGCGAGAAGGTGTCGAGAGTGGATTTAGAGACCGGCATATTTCAAGAAGTGGAAGGAGAAGGCACGAATTCAGAAGCTTTGACTCGTTTTGCTAGCTTGCTGTCTGAAGAGCGAAAACGCCGGCGAAGTAAATGATTTGTTTGATTCCATGGGATCGTTTCGAGCTCATACTAGCGTTCGGGTTTACATAATCAAAATCCTTTTTAACGTGCTTGTAACTGGAAAACTGGTAATTGTACTTGAAGATTTTGATTAGTTGAATTTGTGTGAAGTTCGAAAATTGAGTACGATATCTGAAGACTTATATGCTCTTCAACGCAAGGGACTAAACTATAATTCATAGAAAGTAAAGGGGTGGATATAtaaatagttaattaagtcattTAGGTTAAGGGGCGCCAATGCGCCATGGTTGAGCTTGTGAGTTGCTTGGTGACACTAACCTTGTCTAAGTGTACCTTGTGTCACATAAGCCGCTTAGCGCTCCCCAACACCGCTAAGGGGCGCCATGATTGAGCTTGTGAGTTGCTTTAGTGACGCTAACCTTGTGGGTGGGGGCGGATCTACATTGAACGGgtcggggtccccggaccccaatgttttttaaaaaattagtagaTCTGGTGTATTAAATTTTATAAGAACCTCAtgaatacaattaggtggacaccatagaatGAAAAAGGAAAGCTGGAGTACTAAACCCCCTCTTTACCAACAAGAGATCATTGGTTCAATCCTTGTTGATCTcgttttttctatttttttttaaaccaaattCAAACCTAGCTCTGACACCATccgaacgaggaccgacccgaaaattttaacattttgttatgaaaattttgaacaccGAAAAAATTGACCCCAAACCAAATTCAAACCTAGCTCTGACCCCacccgaacgaggaccgacctgaaaattttaaccttttgttatgaaaaattttgaacaccgaaaaaatggaccccattaaaaaaaaatcttggaTCCGCCACTGCTTGTGAGAATTTAAAATGTTTAATTATTTACTATTTAAAACACTCACTTTACTttaactgaaaaagaaaaatcaaacttTTATATATACATTTATATCATTTACCAAAATCACATACTAACCAATCACACTCTCAAATCATTCTAAACTCTCAAATTCTCTCCACTCTATGTGGGAATGATTGACAATAATCAATTACCGCGGCTCGGGCGACGGTTCAACTTTTAAGAGACGAAGCTGAATCCTTAAACCACGTACTAGACAACCAATGCTTGAAGAACGAGATCGATTGGGTACTTATAACCGCTTGGTGGATGATTGTTTTATCTGAAAACCTGATGTATGATAATGCACAATTTTGGCGTCGCTTTCGTATGTGTCACCGACTTTCTTTTAGAATTTCAGGCGATTTAGAGCATGAGTATACATATTTTCATACAAAGAGAAAATGTTAGACGTAAACTTGGATTCTCTGGTTAGCAAAAGTATACAATTGCAATTCGTCAACTAGCATACAACATGTCAATGGATGCATTGGACGAGTATTTAAGAATGTCAGAAAGAGTATGGCAGGATAGTTTTGACAATTTATGCGAAGGTATTTTTTTAATTGACAATTATTCtaattattgttgttgtttataaTAGTTCAATATTATTAGGTATTATCAACTTCTATAGAAGGTGATATTTGAGGAATTCAACGTCTACCAACATCCCACTTTTATACGAAGCCCAACAACGAATACACGGGTTTCCCGGGATGCCAAGTAGTCTTGACTGCACGTATTGGTCATGGGCGGCTTGTCCAACTGCTTGGAAAGGCCAACACCATCTAGGCGACAAGATGGTCTAACTCTAATACTACAAGCAGTCGCATCTCAAGATCTCTAGATTTGGCATGCGTTTTTTGGTATGGTCGGTGCAAACAATGATATCTCTGTTTTATAATCATCAAATATATCTGATGATATCATAGACGGGGTTGCACCAAATTCATCATTTTATACAGAAATAGAAAATAAACTGGTGTTGAGAATTAGTCGGAGGACTTATTGACCTTCACTCTCAAATTGAAGTACTTCGTTAGTATACGAAATCAACAATTGTCTAACACAGAAAAGTGAATTTCCAAAAACAAGAAGTTCATTTATGTGAAATTCGAATTGTAAAGGATTATAAAATAAGACCAGATGATCTATATTTAAATGGGGTTGAACCATTGCAATGTTTCAATTGACGAATATCATAATTATTGCGAGAAAACACAGAGTAGTAGCAAATTTGTTGCTACCGAGCTTCAATAAAAATAAAGTTATGATActaaataaaatagaaaaaaacaTGCTAGTATGAATTTGCATGAGCGTCTGTTAATACAACACTATGCTAATGTTTGAATGTAAATATTTAAACACGATTGGTTAATTAAAATTCAAAAGCTTGGATAGAGAATGTGTATGTTTGCACATGTTTTACTCATTTTATGTGAAGATGTGTTAGAGTGGACGGATCAcctttttaatttttgttacttggCTGTTGTCTTATTGAATGAAATTAGCATATGGGGTAATATGCCTCAAATATATGTTTTCACGGTTAAAGATCTTATTGAGTTACACAAATTATGAAGGAAATAGAAGCTTCACAAAATGATTATTCTGAGGTATTATTATTATAGAACAGTTATTcaaggtattattattattattattattattattattattattattattattattattattattattattattattattattattatgattattatgattattattattattattcttattattattattatcattattattatcattattattatgattatgattattattattattattattattattattattattatgattattatgattattattattataattattatgattattattatgattattattattattattattattattattattattattattattattattattattattattattattattattattattattattattataggctATTGGTGCATATGGAAAGCTAGAAACAAAACTATTTTTGAAGATTAAAAGGTCTCGACTACTAATATTATTGAGGATGTGAAGTCTATAGGTTTCTTGTGGTTTAAATATATCCAATGGAAGGATTAGTGTAGctttaggtgctgtttgtttttgcttaAAACGTCTGCAAAGAGCCTATGTCTGCAGGCGGGCAGACATAAGgccttgaagactgtttgttttttttctttaaaaagaTCTGAACTCAGCTTTTTTATCTTAAAAAATAAGCTTTGGATCCCTGCTTAAAACATATTCACAAGAACCAAAACAAAAACCCAAACACAAATGAAGACCCAGACCTGAAACTCCGACCACCGTCTTCTCCTCCGACCAGTGCCCCCATCTGTCCGCCGCCGACGAATCTCCGGCGACATCCACTTTACTCCTCTCCAAACAACATCAGCCGCCTACCCCCTTTACTCCTCTCCGTCTCGTTTTGAATCTGAATCTGGACATACCTCTGTTGCCGTGAACCACCATACTTACATCATTATCATAATCATCGTCCACCTTCTTCATCATCGTCGatccatcatcaacatcatcgaTTCATCATCAGCATCGtcgttcttcttcatcatcatcatcatcatcattatcgtTGCCGGCCGGAGTCGTTGCCGGCGAGGAGGAGGCCGACCCTCTTCTCTCCCCGCTGCTCTCTCTCTAGACGTTTCTCTCTCTCTAGCGTTTGTAGGTGAGGGTGTAAGGGAGGTGTATATAAAGGAGGTTAGATGGGTGTCTTTGCGAGAAAAAGCACCGCCGGCAGCCGGCCGGAGTTGCTCCGGCGCCGGTTTATGAATAACGAGAAGGAGAGGAGTAAAGGGGGTAGGCGGCTGATGTTGTGGGTTATGAGAGAAAAAGGGGAATAGACCAATTTATATTTTCAGTTATGCAGACGGTatcaatttataaaaacaaacagtcttatattttcagcttgcaGAGCTTCAGACCACATCTTCAGTTACAGACATGAAAACAGATGGAATCAGCTTGCAGACAGTTTATAtctgcaaaaacaaacagcaccttagttGCTCTATACCTTTGTTATAATCTTGTTGCTCTTGGTTGCTAGTCCCACGTGTGTTATGGGTAGGAAAGCTTTTATTTATAAATGTTGTCATTCAAAAAAAGTAATTATTAATATAACAATTTAGGGAACAACTAGTAAAATTACCCGTGCGCGTTGCGGCGCGGTACATCTCATATGCCTTGACCCTTTTGATGCAGTTTTCAAAAGTTGAGGATTCAATGGACGGTTTGAATGACAATGAAGCACATGCATGGTTAGAACACTACAAAGCACGGATCTACCTATTTAATTCAAAAGCAAGTATTTTCATATTTGTTAGTTGCAGCAATGTAATATCAGGAGGTAACAATTGCTAATTGGTAAATATGGCAAGTGCTGCTTTTTTTTACAGCCCAAAATGAAAGATATTTATAGGTATGGGAATAATTGTCAATAGTGATACCATTTGCTAAAGCATAAACCTTGTATTCTTTTAATATGAGTAAGACTTCTAATAATAAATCACAGATTCAACATTATAAGAAGTTCATAGAAGACATAATATTCTTATTCTAGAACTGTGTATGAAATTAAAATACACCAACTGTACCTTGACAATAGACAAATAAGAGTCGGTTAAGCCAACATATTTCCCCACCATTACAATCTTGACCTGCATAGAGTAATCTTTCTTCAGTCACTAAACGAAATGTTGTAAATGGTAGAGAACGTGTGGGATAAAAAAAACATACAGACCTGGTGAGGTTGTCAAAATTTTCTGCCCTACTAGTCCACTTTTGTAAATTTTGAGGTATAG encodes the following:
- the LOC110912469 gene encoding patatin-like protein 1 isoform X2; this encodes MDAHYHSKIFPKVTLIILSLVMTTAASRPLAATSASAALSKTSMVTVLSLDGGGVRGVISATILSFLELKLQELDGPAARISDYFDVIAGTSTGGLMAAMLAVPGDDGRPLYTANDVKEFYFYHAPKIFPLKSRIEFLNKVANFFGEVMGPKYDGEYLRAIAREVSQNTTLKQTLTDVIIPTFDIKHLQPMIFTTDDAKEFVWKDALLSDVCIATSAAPTYFPPHYFETSNADGTTREFNLVDGGVAANNPDDNLEGDTSSVDIATDENMKALEDIGRKLLSEKVSRVDLETGIFQEVEGEGTNSEALTRFASLLSEERKRRRSK
- the LOC110912469 gene encoding patatin-like protein 2 isoform X1; translated protein: MDAHYHSKIFPKVTLIILSLVMTTAASRPLAATSASAALSKTSMVTVLSLDGGGVRGVISATILSFLELKLQELDGPAARISDYFDVIAGTSTGGLMAAMLAVPGDDGRPLYTANDVKEFYFYHAPKIFPLKSRIEFLNKVANFFGEVMGPKYDGEYLRAIAREVSQNTTLKQTLTDVIIPTFDIKHLQPMIFTTDDAKEFVWKDALLSDVCIATSAAPTYFPPHYFETSNADGTTREFNLVDGGVAANNPTQMAITHIMKEILMGKHKFSDIESIDGRQMLVLSLGTGMPKRSERYDAHKASRWGLLNWVFDNGSSPIFNIYSDASSDMVDIHVTTLFRSLNAQKNYLRIQDDNLEGDTSSVDIATDENMKALEDIGRKLLSEKVSRVDLETGIFQEVEGEGTNSEALTRFASLLSEERKRRRSK